From the Cryptomeria japonica chromosome 2, Sugi_1.0, whole genome shotgun sequence genome, one window contains:
- the LOC131053269 gene encoding sister chromatid cohesion protein PDS5 homolog C-like yields MSPVVDALKQHKWLRHSDEEIKLLATSYLSEIMRITTPIVLYKDETMREVLQLIVDSFHGLRDVKALTFGKRDKILDIMAWMGSFFLMLDLKCHELILQMFNCFIVEIRKHHSDKDKINMFDILSMILDEDNDICRQLQLDVLAIWREELVVSPCAYKLAKGLIEQKIERFRGQITDD; encoded by the coding sequence ATGTCTCCCGTAGTGGATGCCTTGAAGCAACACAAGTGGCTTAGACATTCAGATGAAGAAATCAAGTTGTTGGCGACTTCCTACTTATCTGAGATTATGAGGATTACAACACCCATAGTTCTGTATAAGGATGAAACTATGAGAGAGGTTTTACAGCTGATTGTGGATAGTTTTCATGGGTTACGTGATGTCAAAGCTCTCACTTTTGGTAAGAGGGATAAAATATTAGATATTATGGCATGGATGGGATCATTTTTCCTTATGTTGGATCTCAAATGTCATGAGTTGATTCTTCAAATGTTCAATTGTTTTATTGTTGAAATCAGGAAACATCATTCAGATAAGGATAAGATAAATATGTTTGACATATTGTCCATGATCCTAGATGAGGATAATGATATCTGCAGGCAGTTACAATTAGATGTGTTAGCAATTTGGAGAGAGGAACTGGTAGTCTCACCTTGTGCTTATAAGTTAGCCAAAGGATTGATTGAGCAGAAAATTGAAAGGTTCAGGGGACAGATTACAGATGATTGA